Within Synechococcus sp. NB0720_010, the genomic segment CCTGCTTGGCGGCCTGCACCGCCTCAAATCCCGCACCGGTCTCGATGCCCAGGCGCTCGTAGGGACTGGGCTGGGAACCGGTCGAGGAGGAATCAGGACCCTGGTTCATGCCACCGCGCGCCGCAGGATTGCATTCCTGAGCGTAGTCAGAACAGGGGCTCGCTGGACTGGAACCCTTGCTGGCGCAGCAGCAGGATGCGCTGGCGTGCCGCCTCATCGAGCTCAAGCCAGCAGCGACGTTTCAGCAGGGGCATCTGCGGCGGCAGGTGACTTCCTTCTCTCATCTCAATGCCCATGCCGCCACGGACGAAATTGACGTAATCGTTGCCCCCATCGGTCCTGGGGCGAACCAGCCAAAGAGAACCAGGCATCAGCCAATCAGCCTGTGATATTTCGTTGCAGCCGATTCTGGCGCTCCCGCACAAGCAAACGCGAGCCCTGCAGAGGGGCTACAGCGCAATGGGCTCCACACCGCTCACCACGGGCGCGACGGCGCTGAGTTCCAGGTCCGGGTGATCCTCCGCCAATTGGTTGAGGTTCCAGTCGTTCTTGAACAGCAGCACTGGACGATCCCAGGCATCGCGGACGGTTTTGCAGTTGAAGATCCGCCCGACCTTCTCCAGCTCGGCCCAGCCGCCCACGACCCAGCGGGCCACCGAGAAACCCAGTGGCTCGAGGCGGGTCTGCACGCCGTACTCGTTCTCCAGGCGGTACTGCACCACCTCCAGCTGGAGTTGACCCACCGCCGCCAGGATCGGATCACGCTTGCTCTGGTCCGTGTCGTAGAGGATCTGCACGGCACCCTCCTCCCGCAGCTCGTTGACCCCCTTGCGGAAGCTCTTGAAGGCCGAGGGGTTGGGGTTGCGCAGCCAGGCAAAGATCTCCGGGCTGAAGCAGGGAATCCCCTCGTATTCGACCTTGGAGCCGAGGTACAGGGTGTCGCCAATGGCGAACATCCCCGGGTTGTTCAGACCAATGACGTCACCGGGGTAGGCGTCCTCCACCACAGCCCGGTCCTGTCCAAACAGTTTTTGGGGACGGGACAAACGGATGGCCTTGCCGGTGCGGGCGTGCTGCACCGTCATGTCCTTCTCAAACTTGCCGCTGCAGACCCGCACAAAAGCGACCCGGTCGCGGTGGCGGGGGTCCATGTTGGCCTGCAATTTGAAGACGAAACCGCTGAACCCGGGGCGCACCGGTTCAATCTCACCGGCGCTGCTGGAGCGGGGGGTGGGTTTTTGGGCCAGCTCCAGGAAGGCATCCAGGAAGGGACGCACCCCGAAGTTGGTCATGGCCGAGCCAAAGAAGACAGGGCTGAGCTCGCCGGCATGGACCAACTCCAAATCCAGTTCGTTGCCAGCGGCCTCCAGCAGCTCCAGTTCCTCCAGGGCCGCATCGAGCAGCTCGTCTTCCACCGCGCCAGTGCCGCGGGCCTCATCGACGCTGAGGACCTTTTCTTCTGAGGCCCGGCCCCGCTCGGCCCGCTGAAACAGGATCACCTCCTTGCTGCGGCGATCGATCACGCCCCGGAAGCGGTCGCCACTGCCAATCGGCCAATTCACTGGCCAACAGGCCAGGCCGAGATCCTGCTCGATCTCATCCAGCAGCTCCAGAGGCTCACGGCCCGGGCGATCCATCTTGTTGATGAAGGTGAAGATCGGGATGCGACGCATCCGGCAGACCTCAAACAACTTGCGGGTCTGGGGCTCGAGGCCCTTGGCCGCGTCCTCCAACATCACCGCGTTGTCTGCAGCGGCCAGGGTCCGGTAGGTGTCCTCCGAGAAGTCCTGGTGGCCGGGGGTATCCAGCAGGTTGATCGTGCTGCCGCTGTAGTCGAACTGCAGCACGGTTGAGGTGATCGAGATTCCCCGCTGTTTCTCCAGCTCCATCCAGTCGGAGGTGACCTTGCGCTGCTCCCCCTTGGCCTTCACGGCACCGGCCTGTTGAATCGCACCCCCGTAAAGGAGCAACTTCTCGGTCAGGGTGGTCTTACCCGCGTCGGGGTGGGAAATAATCGCGAAGTTGCGGCGGCGAGAGACGGCCTCCGCCAGGGCCTCGAGCTCGGGGGTGGTGCTCACGCTGCTGCTGGTCATGGCGCCAGCCTGACAGGTGAGCTCACGGCAGTTCCCCCCAGATCTCGAGGTAACGGTCGTCCACCTCCGCCACCTGCAGCTGGTCCAGGCCGCAGCGGTGCAGTTGCTGCTCCACCTCAGCGGCGGTGAAGGCCGCATGCAGGGACGCCAGGTAGTCGTGCTGCAGCACCGCCGGGGCATCGGCGAGGTAGCGCTGACGCAACTGCTCTGCGGCCTCCGGACTGGGGGGGCGCCGCAGATCCTTGACATAGACCCGTGCACCCGGGGCAGCGGCCTGGGCAATGGCCTGCCAGAGCACCAGCGGGTCGTGCAGATGATGGAGCAGGCTGTTGCTGACCAAGCCACTGCAGCCCTTGGGCAGGGCCAGCGAAGGCAGACAGAGACAAACAAACGAGAGCCGCTTGGCGAGACCCGGCTCCTTCTCCAGACTCTGCTGCGCGAGCTGGAGCATCGCCGGAGCCCCATCCAGACCGATCACCTCCGCCGCGGCATCGGCTCGGGCCAGGCGGAAGCTGATGTTGCCCGGACCGCAGCCCAGATCCAGAACGCGCGGGCCCAGGCCGCTTGGGAACAACGCCTGGATCCGTTCGATCAGGGCCTGATCCCCAGCACTGAAATCCGCAGCGGCATAGGCGGATGCCTGCTCGGGGGCATCCATCAATTCCGGTTCAGGGGTGCGCTGCATCGGAAGGGTTGAGCATCAGGGTTTGGGTCGGGAAGGGGATCTCAATCCCCTCGGCCGCCAGGGTTTCGATAATCCTGCGGTTCAGCTCATGAAGGCTGTCCTCGAAAGCATCGTGCTCGCTGTGGAGGGAGCTGAACTCCAGAACGTGGTCGTAGCTGAAGGCGGCAATGCGCTCCAGCCGGCAGGCCAGGAAGCGCAGTTCAGAATCCACCTCGACAGCCTTCTGCATTAACGCCGGAACCCGTTGGAGTTGCTCAGGCGTCGTGCCGTAGGCAATCCCCAGGGCAATCTCCGATAACTGAGCCCGCTCGATCAGTTCCTCCAGCTGGAGAAGCAGGTGATCCCGCAGGCGCAGGTAGGCGGGCCAGCCATGCAGCTCGACCATGGCCACCACCACCAGGGCCTGGGCCGCACCATCTGCACTGCGCTCCAGGGTGACCAAGGGGTGATGCAGGTCCTGGCGCGCCTCAAGGGAGCGACGGGTTTGATGCAGGACCTCCTCGAGTTGATACGGAGAGAAAGCCCCATCGAGATCCAACCGCAGCTCCAGCGATTGCATCGGCCGGCGATCCGGCCGATGACTCCTCCTGGAGTAGTTGACGATGGTCGCCTCATCGGCGATGGAGTTCGGAATCGTGACCCGGCTCTCGAGGGTTTGCAGCTCAAGCGAGCGCAGACCGATCTTGGTGATGTAGCCAAGGCTGTCGCCAACCCGGCAGAACTCACCGACCCGCAGGGGCCGGTCGGTCTGAATCGAAAGACCAGCAAACAGGTTGCCCAGCAACTTGGAAGCGCCCAAACCAATCGCCAGACCGGGAACGGCCGAAAAGGCCAACACCGTGCTGGCCGGCAAGCCCAGCAGGATCAACAGTCGATAGAAGATGGCTACCGCGATTAAGCCACCGAGTGCCCGGCAGAGGGGCATCAAGAAACTGGAGACCCGCTGCAGCCGCCACTCCGAGCCGGAGCCGCGCACCCGGGTCAAGAATTCCGAGCCGGTTCGTCCGAGCGCCTCAAAGAACAAAAAGACCACCAATCCCGCGGTGACAAACCAGATCACATAGAAGGCATAGGTGACAACAACGAGCGGTAATCCCGTGAAGTTGACCTCATCATCAATTAGATATTCAGCCAGGCGCGTCAACGGCAGCACCGGCAGAATGAAGAAGAATCGGCGCCAAGCAATTCCGTCTTGAACCCAGGGCCCTGGCTTTGCGGGGAGGGAATCACCCAGGGGACGATCGCGATAACTATCGACCAGAAGGCGTATTAACCAGCCTGCGACCAGGAGATAAATGCTGATGACAGCGATGGCACAAACGACCTGAAAGAGCGTTTGGTCAAGAACAGGGATTTCAAAAACGGAGCGCCAAGACCTGGGGAAACGGAGATACCAATCCGGTGGCACCAAGTAACCGGGAGTCAGAATAAAGTCGTGATAAAAATGAGGTGTCGCAAACGGCTGCTGAATCGGGGGATAGTCCCTGATCTCCTCGTACATCGCGTGGATTTGTCTCACCGTGTCGGCGGAAAAGACGTAGAGGTTGTTCTCAGGATCGCCAACAAGATCTGAGGTCAAGGTGATCGCGGTCCCTGGGATGCGCCAGGCATCCACCGGCTTGGTCCGCTGATCGTTCAGCGCCTTCATTCCTGCGGAGTCCGGAATGGAGATGGGTTCAACGCTGTGGGTGAAGACGTAATCCAGAACATGCTTCAGCTGGATGGCGGCCTCATCCGCCATCCCGCCCCGCACGCTTTGGGGGAAGACGGAGGCATCCAGAGCCCGCACCGCCAGATCAAACAGCAGGTTGGTGTCATCGATCTGCTCCTGCCGGTCCTCCCCATCGCGGCGTGCCTCCACCAGAGCGCTGTAGCGACCAAGGCGGTCGGCGCGGTCCCCCACCTCGGCCATGACCGCATAGAAATTGAGCAGGGTCGCCCTCGGACTGCTGCCCACGACCTGACCGAGCACCACATCAGACCAGGAGCCGGCATCTCGGACCAGCTCCCCATAAAAGGGTTGCTGCTCAATCGGAATCAGCCGGGCGTTGGGCTCAAACAGCAGCGCCCGGGTCCTACCGGTGACGGCCTGGGCCGGCAACCAGGACTGGAGCACCACAAGCACCCCGATCACCAGGGTCATCCACCAGGGGGAGCGGCGGCAGCGCATCAGGCCAATGGGGACTGGAATCTGCAATCTGGCGAAAATTCCAGATTTGCCACATCCCTGTCCCACAAAGGCCACAGAACGGCACAGAGGGGGATGCACCGCCACTGGTGGCAACGGCTGCTTGCAGACCCCACCAGTGGCGTTAGGGTGCCGGCACGCTTAGAGATCGACGCCCGTGACCGTGTCAGTTCCTGGAGCCAGTGCGGCAAGCAGCACCAGCGCCCTGAACAGCCCCAGACCTGACTTTCCGGCCACTGCGCCGGCGGCCAACCCCGTCTTCTACCGGACCTACAGCCGCAAAACACCGAGCGGCCGCGAGAGCTGGAACGAAGTAGCCGAGCGCAACCTCTCTGGCCTCCGCAAACTCGGCAACCTCAATGATCAGGAAGTCGCCCTGCTGCGCCGGATGCAGCAGGAGCAAAAAGCTCTGCCTTCCGGACGCTGGCTGTGGATCGGCGGTACTCCCTGGATTGAACAGGAGAACAACTTCTCCGGTTCCTACAACTGCACCTCCACCAACCTGGTGGATTGGGAAGCCTTCGGTCTGATGATGGACCTGGCGATGATGGGCTGCGGCACCGGCGCCATCATTGAGCCCCACCTGATTGATCGCCTCCCCGCCGTCCGCAACACCATCAAGGTGACGGGCGTCAGCGACATCGGTGTCACACCGGCCGGCCAGCGCCAAGACAACACGACCCACCAGATCAACGGTCAGACCGTTCAGGTCAAGGTTGGCGACACCCGACGCGGTTGGGTCGACAGTTATCAGCTCCTGCTCGAGCTCTGCAGCGACGAGCGCTTCGACGCCAACACCCCGATCGAAGTCAGCGTTGACCTCTCCGACGTGCGGCCCGTCGGCGAAACCCTGAAGGGCTTCGGCGGCATGGCCAACCCCGTCAAGCTCAAGGACCTCTACGGCCGCGTTGCCCAAATCCTGAACAAGGCCCAGGGCCGTCGACTCACCTCGGTCGAGTGCTGCCTGCTGATTGACGAGGCCGCGGTCACCATCGTCGCGGGCAACATCCGCCGCAGCGCCGGCATGCGCCAGTTCAGCGCTGATGACAGCGCCGCCTCAAACGCCAAGGACAACCTCTGGCAGCAGGACAGCGATGGCAACTGGCGCATCGACCCCGAGCGCGATGCCCTGCGCATGGCGAACCACACCCGGGTCTTCCACACCAGGCCGGACCGCCAGACCGTTCTTGAGGCGGTGACCAAGCAGTTCCACTCCGGCGAAGGTGCGATTCAGTTCGCCCCTGAGGCCATCGCCCGCTCCAACGCCGACCTGCTCTCCACCCCTGAGCTGCGCAAGGAGTTCATCGACGTCTACTGCGATCAAGGCCGGGAAGAGGCCGCCCGCTGGCTGACCACCAACCACCCCGAGATCAGCACCGAAGAGCTCGAGCATCGCCTGGGGCGCTACGGCCTGAACCCCTGCGGCGAGATCCTGGGCGCCGACTTCCACTGCAACCTCGCTGAGATTCACCTCAACCGGATCGACCCCGACGATTTGGTGGCCCAGGAGGAGGCCTTCACCGCCGGCGGCCTGGCCGTGGCCTGCCTGCTCAACCACCGCTTTGAGGTGGAGCGCTACCGCCAAAGCCGCGCCTGGGATCCGATCGTTGGCGTGAGCTTCACCGGCCTGTTCGACTTCTTCGTGCATGCCTTCGGCACCCCCTGGCTGACCTGGTGGGAAGCCGGTCGCCCGGACAGCGAGGAAGGCCGGGCCTTCAAGGCCAAGGAAGCGGAGTACCTCAGCCGTTGGAAACAGATCGTCAACAAGGCGGTTTGGGACTACTGCGATCGCCACGGCCTGCGCCGTCCCAACCGCTGCACCACGGTCCAGCCCGCCGGCACCAAGAGCCTGCTCACCGGTGCCTCCCCCGGCTGGCACCCCCCCAAGGCCCAGCGCTTCATCCGCCGGATCACCTTCCGCAAGAACGACCCGGTCGCCCTGGCCTGCATGGACTACGGCTACTCAATCGTCCCGTCCCAGTCCGACAAGGACGAAGAGGGTCGCCTGCTCGATGACGCCTTCGATCCCCGCTGCACCGAATGGCTGGTGGAAATCCCCACCGAGGTGAGCTGGGCGAACATCCCCGGCGCCGATGCCGTCGAGATCAACAACTTCTCGGCCATGGCCCAGTTCGACTTCTACATGCAGGTGCAGCAGCACTACACCGCCCACAACACCTCAGCGACGGTGGAGTTCCGCGAGAACGAGATCGAACCGCTGACCGATGCGATCCACAGCGCGATCGACAACGGCCAGGGCTACATCTCAGCCGCGCTGCTGGCCCGCTTCGACGCCAACGCCACCTTCCCGCGTCTTCCCTTTGAGCCGATCAACCAGGACACCTACGAAGAACTCCAGGCCGCCGTGGTCAGCCGCCGCAGCACCAACGACTTCTTCGAAGCCCTGCAGCGCTACGACGGTGGCGAACTGATGGAGGCCGGTCCCGCGGGCTGCGACTCCGATAAGTGCCTGCTGCCGCTGGCCAAACCTGAGAACTAGGCGCTCACCTGCGCCCAGAGCCGCCTCCTGCTGGGGGGCGGCTTTTTTGTGGCAGCCACAGCAAGCCACTGCGCTACTTAACATTCGTTCACACAGTTTGATCCGCGTGACAGCCCCCACTTCTCTGTCCCTGGAATCCAACTTCGAACTCGAGCGGATCAAGCGCTCGATCGATGCGATGGACGACCTCGAGCTGCTCAAGCACCTCGCCAAGCAGATGGCCGAGATGATGCACGCCCAAAAACACGTCACCAAACAATTGCTGAACCCCAGGCAGCGCCAAAGCTTCGGCTTCGAGGCCTGAGCCCCTCAGCCAGGAGTCGCAGCCGACAACAGATCCAGGGCGACGGCGACCTGCTCAAGCAACTCGCAGCAACGCTCGTACTGGTGATCCGGGCTGAGACTGACCGGCAGGGTCTCAATCATGTCGGCCAGCTCACGGGTGCGCACGGCCAGCAGGTTGGTGGACAGAACGGCCATGGATCAGACGACCTCTCGGTCGCCGCGCTCTAAACCAACCATGCCAATCCGTCTCGGCTATCTCATTCCTGAGATCAGCGAGTTGGGCGGGGCCATGGAACAATGAGAGGGACCCAAGGTCGTCCCTGGAGGGGTGGTCGAGTGGTTGATGGCTCTGGTCTTGAAAACCAGCGAAGTGAAAGCTTCCGTGGGTTCGAATCCCACCCCCTCCGCTTTTCCAACCAGCCTGAAAGACTCGCTCTTCCTGGCTGCCAAACGAGAGAAAACTCGCATATTGCCGCCGTCACCAGGCCGTGCAAGTGAGATCAGACAATCTCAAGATTTCAGTCACGGGGGCCAACAGAGGCCAAGGCCGTGACAACCGCCGAAACCGCAACATCGGGCACACTTCTGAGCGGCCAGGCTCGCTTCGATGGTGTTCCAGCGAACACTCTCCCGTGCGCTACGAACCTGGCACCAGCGAATGCCGCGTCCTGATCAACAGCAAGGATCAGATCGAAACCATGCTCTTGACCTTGAGCAAGTTGGAGAACACCGAGGCCATTCGCGAGCAACTGCGCTCGGTCCACGCCCAACTGGAGGCGCTGCACGATCAGGTGCGTGAACAGCGCAGTTCCGTTCCTGCCTGAGCATTGCTCTAATCGAGGTAGACCTTCACCTCGGCCGCTGCCATGGCAGCTGTTCCCTGCGCCAGCCGACTGCTGATCCTGCTGACCTTGCTCAGTGGGATCGGTGGAGCCAGCGCGGCCCAGGAGCTTGGCCTCATCCCGCAGCAGCCCATCGAGCAGGCCGACAGCAGCCTGCAGCGCAATGGCTGGACACCGCTTCATGGACTCACGCCAGAACCGATGGACCGGCAGCTCGCTGGCAACCGGCTCAAAAGCCTGAGTGCCTGCTCAGGGACTGGCCAGGGCTTTTGCCGCTACGACTACCAACGCGGAGCCGAAACCCTAGCGGTCATCACTGTTCCCGGTCCGACGGCCCAAGGAGTGGTGCTGCAATGGTTTCAGGGGCGATGATGCCCCAGCGAGCGGATAGCACCTGTGTTTGAAAACGACAAGCGTCCAGCCTGGCTGAATTGGTTGTTCCTGGGGATCTTCCTGTACTCCAGCTGGCAGCTAGCTGGCTTCTGGTTCCAGCAACTGCACGGCGGTTGAGTCAGGACCGGTTGAGACGTTCGGAGACATCACCCGTGAGTTCGGGGGACTGCACGTCGAGGCGGCGCATGGCTCCGCCGCTGCCGAAGTTCAAACGCTTGAGTTCCACCCAGATCGGATAGGGGTTTCGGGCCAACTGGAAGGCGTAACTACCTTCATCGAGGTTGGCGATGACCGTCCAGAGCGTCACCCAGCTGTCCTCCGCCTGGCCGCCGGAGTAGTCCTCAGCCCCCGCCGGAACAGCGACGTTTTTCATCACGCCGTAGAGATTGGCCTCCGCCTCCGCGGCGGAGCTGGCCTTCGGCAGGGTGCTCAGAAAGGTCGAAGCCCGCACAAAGCGGGAAGCGGGATCGACATCACCAGGCAAGGGAAGGTCCCCGCCGAACGGGCGGTAACGCTTGAGATTGTTCAACTGCCAGGCCAGCGGCGGCTCATTGGTCATCACCCGGGTCTGGTTGCCCTGATGGACCACCATTCGCCCAGCGGTGAACTCCACCACAGCCGAACGCCCGCTGCGGTCAGCCAAGGAGAGATGCAGACCCCAATCGCGATCAAGAATGCGGTCCGAGACGACCTGAACCTGGGCTAACCCCGCGATCGCCTCCTCGACGGTGGCGAACTGATCCAGCACGAATTCCGCCATCCGCAGGTTGGAGATGACGGGCTTGCCGCTGCTTGGCGAGCCGTAATCGCTACCCGAGAGGTAGAGGAGATTGACGTTGAGCCCCCGTTCATTCAGGCCATCGGCAAGCACCGTGCCGACACTCATCACCCCGACGCTGCCGTGCTTCACCCGCCAGCGCTTGGCGTTGGCCACCGAAGCGCTGACCAATCCACCAGCCTCCAGACCACGGGGCCTCAGCACCAGAGCCGCCTGGTCGTCGAGGTAGAGATCCATCGTCCGCCCCACAACCACGGCCTGAGCGTTGCTGTTGGAGAGCACACGGCTACAGGACTGCGCGGCCTGCGGACTCAGGGCCCCCAGCAGCAGCAGAGCCAAGGGCCAAACACGGGAGGTCTTCATCGGGGCCAACCGATCGGAGCGGTCTCCACAGGATGAAGAGAACGGAGCCGGAGAACAACGCCTAACGGCGTTTAGGCGGAGCCACCACCGCCCGCACGAAGCGCACCAGTCCACCCAGCAAACACAACAGAGCCAGCAGAGCCAACCCGCCCAACAGCAGCACCCCCAGCAGTTGAAGCACCCCCATCAACAACTGAGAGAGGCCGCCAATCAGATGGGCCAGGGCCGTGCTCACGAGCAGCAGGCTGTCGAGATCAATCAGCTGCGGCAACTGGAGCAACAGCACCAGCAGGCCGACCCCGCCGGCCATCATCAAGAGCGCCTCCAGGATTAGCCGCGGACGGCGCTTGCCCTTGCGTTTGCGGAACACCGGACGCTGACGCTCTGCAGCGCCCGCTCGGCTTGCCACCACTCGCAAACGCCGTTGCCGTGTCATGACTCCAACTGGTGTCCAGCCCCGCGCAT encodes:
- the nrdJ gene encoding ribonucleoside-triphosphate reductase, adenosylcobalamin-dependent is translated as MSVPGASAASSTSALNSPRPDFPATAPAANPVFYRTYSRKTPSGRESWNEVAERNLSGLRKLGNLNDQEVALLRRMQQEQKALPSGRWLWIGGTPWIEQENNFSGSYNCTSTNLVDWEAFGLMMDLAMMGCGTGAIIEPHLIDRLPAVRNTIKVTGVSDIGVTPAGQRQDNTTHQINGQTVQVKVGDTRRGWVDSYQLLLELCSDERFDANTPIEVSVDLSDVRPVGETLKGFGGMANPVKLKDLYGRVAQILNKAQGRRLTSVECCLLIDEAAVTIVAGNIRRSAGMRQFSADDSAASNAKDNLWQQDSDGNWRIDPERDALRMANHTRVFHTRPDRQTVLEAVTKQFHSGEGAIQFAPEAIARSNADLLSTPELRKEFIDVYCDQGREEAARWLTTNHPEISTEELEHRLGRYGLNPCGEILGADFHCNLAEIHLNRIDPDDLVAQEEAFTAGGLAVACLLNHRFEVERYRQSRAWDPIVGVSFTGLFDFFVHAFGTPWLTWWEAGRPDSEEGRAFKAKEAEYLSRWKQIVNKAVWDYCDRHGLRRPNRCTTVQPAGTKSLLTGASPGWHPPKAQRFIRRITFRKNDPVALACMDYGYSIVPSQSDKDEEGRLLDDAFDPRCTEWLVEIPTEVSWANIPGADAVEINNFSAMAQFDFYMQVQQHYTAHNTSATVEFRENEIEPLTDAIHSAIDNGQGYISAALLARFDANATFPRLPFEPINQDTYEELQAAVVSRRSTNDFFEALQRYDGGELMEAGPAGCDSDKCLLPLAKPEN
- a CDS encoding peptide chain release factor 3, translating into MTSSSVSTTPELEALAEAVSRRRNFAIISHPDAGKTTLTEKLLLYGGAIQQAGAVKAKGEQRKVTSDWMELEKQRGISITSTVLQFDYSGSTINLLDTPGHQDFSEDTYRTLAAADNAVMLEDAAKGLEPQTRKLFEVCRMRRIPIFTFINKMDRPGREPLELLDEIEQDLGLACWPVNWPIGSGDRFRGVIDRRSKEVILFQRAERGRASEEKVLSVDEARGTGAVEDELLDAALEELELLEAAGNELDLELVHAGELSPVFFGSAMTNFGVRPFLDAFLELAQKPTPRSSSAGEIEPVRPGFSGFVFKLQANMDPRHRDRVAFVRVCSGKFEKDMTVQHARTGKAIRLSRPQKLFGQDRAVVEDAYPGDVIGLNNPGMFAIGDTLYLGSKVEYEGIPCFSPEIFAWLRNPNPSAFKSFRKGVNELREEGAVQILYDTDQSKRDPILAAVGQLQLEVVQYRLENEYGVQTRLEPLGFSVARWVVGGWAELEKVGRIFNCKTVRDAWDRPVLLFKNDWNLNQLAEDHPDLELSAVAPVVSGVEPIAL
- a CDS encoding class I SAM-dependent methyltransferase, which codes for MQRTPEPELMDAPEQASAYAAADFSAGDQALIERIQALFPSGLGPRVLDLGCGPGNISFRLARADAAAEVIGLDGAPAMLQLAQQSLEKEPGLAKRLSFVCLCLPSLALPKGCSGLVSNSLLHHLHDPLVLWQAIAQAAAPGARVYVKDLRRPPSPEAAEQLRQRYLADAPAVLQHDYLASLHAAFTAAEVEQQLHRCGLDQLQVAEVDDRYLEIWGELP
- a CDS encoding linear amide C-N hydrolase, which gives rise to MKTSRVWPLALLLLGALSPQAAQSCSRVLSNSNAQAVVVGRTMDLYLDDQAALVLRPRGLEAGGLVSASVANAKRWRVKHGSVGVMSVGTVLADGLNERGLNVNLLYLSGSDYGSPSSGKPVISNLRMAEFVLDQFATVEEAIAGLAQVQVVSDRILDRDWGLHLSLADRSGRSAVVEFTAGRMVVHQGNQTRVMTNEPPLAWQLNNLKRYRPFGGDLPLPGDVDPASRFVRASTFLSTLPKASSAAEAEANLYGVMKNVAVPAGAEDYSGGQAEDSWVTLWTVIANLDEGSYAFQLARNPYPIWVELKRLNFGSGGAMRRLDVQSPELTGDVSERLNRS
- a CDS encoding mechanosensitive ion channel family protein gives rise to the protein MRCRRSPWWMTLVIGVLVVLQSWLPAQAVTGRTRALLFEPNARLIPIEQQPFYGELVRDAGSWSDVVLGQVVGSSPRATLLNFYAVMAEVGDRADRLGRYSALVEARRDGEDRQEQIDDTNLLFDLAVRALDASVFPQSVRGGMADEAAIQLKHVLDYVFTHSVEPISIPDSAGMKALNDQRTKPVDAWRIPGTAITLTSDLVGDPENNLYVFSADTVRQIHAMYEEIRDYPPIQQPFATPHFYHDFILTPGYLVPPDWYLRFPRSWRSVFEIPVLDQTLFQVVCAIAVISIYLLVAGWLIRLLVDSYRDRPLGDSLPAKPGPWVQDGIAWRRFFFILPVLPLTRLAEYLIDDEVNFTGLPLVVVTYAFYVIWFVTAGLVVFLFFEALGRTGSEFLTRVRGSGSEWRLQRVSSFLMPLCRALGGLIAVAIFYRLLILLGLPASTVLAFSAVPGLAIGLGASKLLGNLFAGLSIQTDRPLRVGEFCRVGDSLGYITKIGLRSLELQTLESRVTIPNSIADEATIVNYSRRSHRPDRRPMQSLELRLDLDGAFSPYQLEEVLHQTRRSLEARQDLHHPLVTLERSADGAAQALVVVAMVELHGWPAYLRLRDHLLLQLEELIERAQLSEIALGIAYGTTPEQLQRVPALMQKAVEVDSELRFLACRLERIAAFSYDHVLEFSSLHSEHDAFEDSLHELNRRIIETLAAEGIEIPFPTQTLMLNPSDAAHP